The proteins below come from a single Solea senegalensis isolate Sse05_10M linkage group LG2, IFAPA_SoseM_1, whole genome shotgun sequence genomic window:
- the dhrs9 gene encoding dehydrogenase/reductase SDR family member 9, whose amino-acid sequence MYLYFLGLVVLYYLYRWVRELARVPDKGNKYVYVTGCDSGFGNLLARHLDKKGFRVIAGCFTEKGEEDLKKSCSSSLITTHLDVRSKESIEKVAAMIKDRVGQRGLWAVVNNAGVSVPSGQCDWLNIDEYKMMLDVNLNGVIAVTLSVIPLIKKARGRVVNVASVFGRISATGGPYCISKYGVEAFNDSLRLCLSPFGVKVLCIEPGFFKTNVTDVGILKKNTITLWDKLPQDIKDDYGQDYLKSTLAIIEDKVAKISDADLMKVVKCMEHAVSAVRPRTRYSPGWDAKFFWLPLSYMPSCVTDWVLSSQAPKLAVQK is encoded by the exons ATGTACCTGTACTTCCTGGGTCTCGTGGTGCTCTACTACCTGTACCGCTGGGTTAGGGAGTTGGCACGGGTCCCTGACAAAGGCAACAAGTATGTGTACGTCACAGGCTGCGACTCAGGCTTTGGCAACCTCCTGGCTCGGCACCTGGACAAGAAGGGCTTCAGAGTGATTGCCGGGTGTTTCACTGAGAAGGGAGAAGAGGATCTGAAGAAGTCTTGCTCCAGCAGCTTGATTACAACACACTTGGATGTCCGGTCAAAGGAGAGCATTGAGAAAGTAGCAGCGATGATCAAGGATAGAGTGGGGCAGCGGG GTCTGTGGGCTGTGGTGAACAATGCTGGTGTGTCCGTTCCCAGTGGCCAATGTGATTGGCTGAACATTGATGAGTACAAGATGATGCTGGATGTAAACCTGAATGGGGTGATCGCTGTGACCCTGAGTGTCATTCCGCTTATAAAGAAGGCGAGAGGAAGGGTGGTCAATGTGGCCAGCGTGTTTGGAAGGATCAGCGCTACGGGCGGCCCATACTGCATCTCCAAGTACGGTGTGGAGGCTTTCAATGACTCCCTGAG GTTGTGTTTGTCGCCGTTCGGTGTCAAAGTCCTTTGCATTGAGCCTGGCTTCTTCAAAACAAACGTGACTGATGTTGGTATCTTGAAGAAAAATACCATAACGCTGTGGGACAAACTTCCACAGGACATCAAAGACGACTATGGACAGGACTATTTGAAGTCCA cCCTGGCTATAATAGAGGACAAAGTAGCAAAGATTTCTGATGCAGATCTGATGAAGGTGGTCAAATGCATGGAGCACGCTGTGTCCGCTGTCCGTCCCCGCACCCGCTACTCCCCAGGCTGGGATGCCAAGTTCTTCTGGCTGCCGCTGTCCTACATGCCATCATGTGTCACTGACTGGGTCCTCTCAAGTCAAGCGCCTAAGCTTGCGGTTCAAAAGTAG
- the LOC122761255 gene encoding tubulin alpha chain-like, with the protein MRECISIHVGQAGVQIGNSCWELYCLEHGIQPDGQMPSGETRIGGDNSFNTFFSETGAGKHVPRAVFIDLEPTVIGEVRSGTYRQLFHPEQLITGKEDAANNYARGHYTIGKELIDSVLDRIRKLADQCTGLQGFLVFHSFGGGTGSGFTSLLMERLSVEYGKKSKLQFCVYPAPQVSTAVVEPYNSILTTHTTLEHSDCAFMVDNEAIYDICRRNLDIDHPSYTNLNRLISQIVSSITASLRFDGALNVDLTEFQTNLVPYPRIHFPLATYAPFISAEKAYHEQLTVADITNACFEPANQMVKCDPRHGKYMACCLLYRGNVVPKDVNAAIATIKAKRSIQFVDWCPTGFKVGINYQPPTVVPGGDLAKVQRAVCMLSNTTAIAEAWARLDHKFDLMYAKRAFVHWYVGEGMEEGEFSEAREDMAALEKDYEEVGTDSVGDEDEEGEEY; encoded by the exons ATG CGTGAGTGTATCTCCATCCACGTTGGTCAGGCTGGAGTCCAGATTGGCAATTCCTGCTGGGAGCTTTACTGCCTAGAACATGGGATCCAGCCGGACGGACAGATGCCCAGTGGCGAGACTCGTATAGGAGGGGACAATTCCTTCAACACCTTCTTCAGTGAGACTGGGGCTGGGAAACATGTCCCCAGAGCTGTATTTATTGACCTGGAGCCCACTGTCATTG GTGAGGTGCGCTCTGGAACTTATCGCCAGTTATTCCACCCTGAGCAACTGATCACAGGGAAGGAGGATGCTGCCAACAATTACGCCCGTGGACACTACACCATCGGGAAAGAGCTCATTGACTCGGTGCTGGACAGGATCCGCAAACTG GCTGACCAGTGCACTGGTCTGCAGGGCTTCCTGGTTTTCCACAGCTTTGGAGGAGGTACCGGCTCTGGCTTCACCTCCCTGCTGATGGAGCGTCTCTCTGTCGAATATGGCAAGAAGTCTAAGCTGCAGTTCTGCGTCTACCCAGCTCCCCAGGTGTCCACTGCGGTGGTGGAGCCCTACAACTCCATCCTGACCACCCACACCACACTGGAGCACTCGGACTGTGCCTTCATGGTGGATAATGAGGCCATCTACGACATCTGCCGCAGGAACCTGGACATCGACCATCCCAGCTACACCAACCTGAACAGGTTGATCAGTCAGATTGTGTCCTCCATCACCGCTTCCCTGCGTTTTGACGGTGCCCTCAATGTTGATCTGACAGAGTTCCAAACCAATCTGGTGCCATATCCTCGTATCCACTTCCCTCTTGCCACCTACGCCCCCTTCATCTCTGCTGAGAAGGCGTACCATGAGCAACTCACAGTGGCCGACATCACCAACGCCTGCTTCGAGCCGGCCAATCAGATGGTGAAATGTGACCCTCGCCACGGCAAGTACATGGCCTGCTGCCTGCTGTACCGTGGCAATGTGGTGCCCAAAGATGTCAACGCTGCCATCGCCACCATCAAGGCCAAGCGCTCCATCCAGTTTGTTGACTGGTGTCCAACTGGTTTCAAGGTCGGCATCAACTACCAGCCACCTACTGTGGTTCCTGGTGGAGACCTGGCCAAGGTCCAGAGAGCTGTGTGCATGCTGAGTAACACCACCGCTATCGCCGAGGCCTGGGCTCGACTTGACCACAAGTTTGACCTGATGTACGCCAAGCGTGCATTTGTTCACTGGTATGTGGGTGAGGGtatggaggagggagagttCTCTGAGGCCAGAGAGGACATGGCAGCACTGGAGAAAGATTATGAGGAGGTGGGAACTGACAGTGTAGgggatgaggatgaagaaggGGAGGAATATTAA
- the atp5f1b gene encoding ATP synthase subunit beta, mitochondrial, which translates to MLGAVGRCCTGALQALKPGVQPLKALVGSPAVLSRREYVAPAAAASVATGRIVAVIGAVVDVQFDEGLPPILNALEVAGRESRLVLEVAQHLGENTVRTIAMDGTEGLVRGQKVLDTGAPIRIPVGPETLGRIMNVIGEPIDERGPISTKQTAPIHAEAPEFTDMSVEQEILVTGIKVVDLLAPYAKGGKIGLFGGAGVGKTVLIMELINNVAKAHGGYSVFAGVGERTREGNDLYHEMIESGVINLKDTTSKVALVYGQMNEPPGARARVALTGLTVAEYFRDQEGQDVLLFIDNIFRFTQAGSEVSALLGRIPSAVGYQPTLATDMGTMQERITTTKKGSITSVQAIYVPADDLTDPAPATTFAHLDATTVLSRAIAELGIYPAVDPLDSTSRIMDPNIVGAEHYDIARGVQKILQDYKSLQDIIAILGMDELSEEDKLTVARARKIQRFLSQPFQVAEVFTGHMGKLVPLKETIKGFQSILAGEYDGLPEQAFYMVGPIEEVVQKADKLAEEHS; encoded by the exons ATGTTGGGAGCTGTGGGACGCTGCTGCACCGGGGCTCTGCAGGCTCTGAAGCCTGGGGTCCAGCCCCTGAAGGCTCTCGTTGGATCCCCAGCCGTACTTTCTC GTAGAGAATATGtcgcacctgctgctgctgccagtgtAGCCACTGGTCGTATTGTGGCCGTCATCGGTGCCGTTGTTGACGTCCAGTTCGATGAGGGTCTTCCTCCCATCCTCAATGCCCTGGAAGTCGCAGGCCGCGAGTCCAGGCTAGTCCTGGAGGTTGCTCAGCATCTTG GGGAAAACACGGTGCGTACCATTGCTATGGATGGTACTGAAGGTCTGGTCCGTGGACAGAAGGTGCTGGACACTGGTGCCCCCATCAGAATCCCAGTGGGCCCTGAGACCTTGGGCAGGATCATGAATGTCATTGGCGAGCCTATTGATGAGAGGGGTCCAATCTCAACCAAGCA AACTGCACCTATCCACGCTGAGGCCCCTGAATTCACTGACATGAGTGTAGAGCAGGAGATTCTGGTCACTGGTATTAAGGTTGTGGACCTGCTGGCCCCATATGCCAAGGGAGGAAAGATTG GTCTGTTCGGAGGTGCTGGTGTCGGCAAGACTGTATTGATCATGGAGCTGATTAACAACGTGGCTAAGGCCCATGGAGGTTACTCTGTGTTtgctggtgtgggagagcgtaCCCGTGAGGGAAATGACTTGTACCATGAAATGATTGAGTCAGGAGTCATCAACCTGAAGGACACTACTTCAAAG GTGGCACTGGTGTACGGACAGATGAACGAGCCCCCTGGTGCTCGTGCCAGAGTGGCTTTGACTGGACTGACCGTGGCAGAGTATTTCCGTGACCAGGAGGGTCAGGATGTGCTGCTCTTTATTGACAATATCTTCCGTTTCACACAGGCTGGCTCTGAG GTGTCTGCTCTTCTGGGTCGTATCCCCTCAGCTGTGGGTTACCAGCCTACTCTGGCCACTGACATGGGTACCATGCAGGAGAGAATCACCACCACAAAGAAGGGTTCAATCACATCTGTGCAG GCCATCTATGTGCCCGCTGATGATTTGACTGACCCTGCCCCTGCTACCACATTTGCTCACTTGGATGCCACTACTGTGTTGTCTCGTGCCATTGCTGAGCTGGGTATCTACCCTGCTGTCGACCCCTTGGACTCAACCTCCCGTATCATGGACCCAAACATCGTTGGAGCTGAGCACTACGACATTGCCCGCGGTGTGCAGAAAATCCTACAG GACTATAAGTCCCTTCAGGATATCATTGCCATTCTGGGTATGGATGAGTTGTCTGAAGAGGACAAGCTGACTGTGGCCCGTGCCCGCAAGATCCAGCGTTTCCTGTCCCAGCCATTCCAGGTGGCCGAGGTCTTCACTGGCCATATGGGCAAGCTGGTGCCCCTCAAGGAAACAATCAAGGGCTTCCAGAGCATCCTCGCCG gagAGTATGATGGTCTGCCTGAGCAGGCCTTCTACATGGTTGGCCCCATTGAGGAAGTTGTTCAGAAGGCTGACAAGCTGGCTGAGGAGCACTCATAA